ATGAGGCTTATGAAAAAGATAATAATGCTATGTTAAAAATGTTGAAAATTAATTGTATATATGATTCAGCAGGGTATGATCATGGACATATACTATATCAATTAACAATACGATATAATGACAAAGAATTTTCAAATGTTTTGCATAAGTTATCGAAAAAAGATTTATCTAACGTTGTTCAATATTTAGAAGTTGGGCTTGATGCAAATGATATGGAACGATTACAGTTTAAACGAAATTATCCTATTTGTTCGAATATTTTAAAAATAAGATAGATAGTATTATGAATAAATAAAAGGATTCGTTCTAAAGTGGCAATTCTAGATGTGTTTAGTTAAATGTGAATTTCTTATATTTTAACTATTTGATTGCTCTGATATAAAGACAGCACTAGTGTGGAAATTGTTTACGTTCCCATAAGGCGAATTCACAAATAAAAATTGAAGACTGAGAAACGTGTTTCATGTTAGGTTTTTTGTTATTAAGAAATCCCAAGTCTATAGATATTTAATCATTTAGGAAGTACTTCGTATATTACAACCCGAAACGGAAGTATTAGTCAACATGTCGAGTACCTTCCATTTGGAAATGTACTCTTTGAGGAGCATAGTTCATCTTTTTCTAATCCGTATTTGTTTAATGGAAAAGAATTGGACAGAGAAACAGATATGTCCTATTACGGTGCTAGGTTTTTGGATATGAAGACGAGTCTGTGGTTGAGTGTTGATCCGTTGGCTGAGAAGATGCCAAATCATGGTGCTTATGTTTTTAGTTTTAATAATCCTATTGGGTTTATTGATCCAGATGGTAAAGAGCCAATAGATCCTCCAAACATTAAAGGAATTTCTTCCGTATTTAATGTCATGAGTAATCGGAAATGGATTAATTATAATAATAATATTACAAGAACAAGAACGTTCTTAGGTTTTGAAATAAGTAGAACTTCAAAACATGAGCAATGTGCAGATTATAGCAGATTACAAGTAGAACAAGGAGCAAATGGGAATTACACAGCAGAAGGTTCAAAAAACAGAATCGATATGTACTTGAAGAATGGTGGAGATAATTCTAAACTTGATTTGCAGAAAGGTATAAATGTTATTGTTAAAAATCTTAAAGAAGGTAAAGCTGTTATGGCTGGAATTATGTATGACTCTAAAAAAGAAACAGGAAATCCAAATACGGCAACAAATCATTACGTCACAATAGTAGGTATGGGGACAGATGATAAAGGAGTATATTTTTCTTATTATGATAATTACAGTAGTGGAAAAGGAGAGAGAGTAGGTACAGATTTAACAAAAAATAAGTTCAGACTAGTGAAAGGTAGTAACAATAGTTATTATTTTGGAGATATTGATAACAATATTCCGTTAAATGGAAATGAAAATAGACCGGTAGATAATAAAGAAGGTAAACCTGCGAGATATATATTAACAGAAGTTAGAGATAACAATTAAAATAGATGAAAAATTTATATAACATTATTGCATTATCAATTACAGCTATTATAATAAGCTGTTCTTCTAAAATTGATGAAAGTCAAATTGTAGGGAAATATGAAATTGATAAATTTGTTTTAAGAGATTCATTAATTAAAGTAGAAGAATTTCGCTTACTATTATTGAATTCAGATAAAACTTTTGAGTTAAATAATTATCATAATAAATTGAATTCTAAAGGAATATGGAGAGTTAAAAAGACTAGAAATAATGATGAAATTATTATAGAGTTTAGTTTTTCAGGGCGAAAAATAGAAGGATTGTTAAACGGTAATATTATCAGCTTTGTCTATCCAAACGATTTTTATTTTGGAAAATATAATAATTTACTTTATGTAAAGTTGAGAAAGTGATGATAATGATCTGGCTGTCTCAAATTCGTGTTCTGTGTGAAGGTGTCTGACTTCACACCTGCAATGAGTATTTGATAAAACACAAAAAAACTAGCAATTTTGATTTATTCTAAAGGGTTCTATTTCACAACACGTGGCTTACCTGCCCTTTGGTGAAGTTCTGTTTGAGGAGCGTAGTTCCTCGTTTTCGAGTCCTAATCTTTTCAATGGAAAAGAACTCGACAGAGAAACCAATATGACCTATTATAGTGCTAGGTATTTGGATATGAAGACGAGTCTTTGGTTAAATGTCGATCCATTGGCACTTTATAATCCTGTTTTTGAACATGAATTTTATTTTGATGGACAACATAATGGTGGAGTTTATAATTCTGGGAAAAATTTAAACGTTTATGGATATTGTTATCAAAATCCAGTTCTATTTGTTGATCCAAATGGGAAACAGAATGTTGCAGGTGCTTTAACTGGTGCTTTAATTGGAGGTGTCATCGGCGGAGGTCTTGATTATGGAAAACAAGTTTATAATAACTATCAAAAAGGTTTAAGTTTTAAGGCTTCTTTAACGACAAATATTAATACGAGAAGTATTGTTGCTTCTGCTACCGAAGGAGCTATCAATGGAGCCGTAGCAGGATTTACTTCTGGAGGTTCATTGCTTCTCTCAACCGGAAAAGTTGCAGTTTCTCAAGCCGTAGGAGGTGTCGTAGGAGGTGTGGCTAAAAGAAAAATTAATAAGGAAGAGGTTTTTAATACAGAGAAAATGTTAACTGATGGTATAGCTGGATTAGTTAGTGGCGGTATTTCAAATCAATTAGAAAAGAAGGTAGCGTCTAGGGTTGTTGCTGAAAACATTGGTAATAAGGTGGTTCGAGAAGTTGTTGTAAAAGCAGTAAAATCTACTGTTGTATCAGGTAGTAGGGCATTATCTAAAATTGCAGTAAAAAATGCTGAACAAAAAATAGTTCATCCAAGTAATTAAAATAATAAATCAGAATCGTGGAAAATTTCAAACAGATAGTAGTTTTGCAGTTTAGTCAAAAACATAAAATTATTAATTTTACATTAGGATTATTACTCTTTTGTTTTTTTGTTTTTTGCTATATTAATCTTGAAAAGGAGAGCAGTATTGTTTATAAAACAATAGATATATTCTTAATTATATATACTGTCTATTTTTTGATTAATTCATTTGTTAAAAAAATCATCATCACTGAAGTATGCATAAAAGAGAAGAATTTGTTTTATAGTAAGAGTATTTTTTTTGATAAAATTGTAGGTTTAACTAAATATAATAATTACGGGTTAATAGTTAAAAAGAGATTTAATAATATCAAAATTTCTCATGAATATGATTTTGATAAAAGAGTCATTGCTATTGATTACGTTTTATCTAAAACAAGTGTAGAGCATTCTTAAAGAATCATAATGCCAGTCACTTAGGTAATTATAATCCGAAATGGAAGTATTAGCCAATTCGTGGCGTACCTTCCATTTGGAAATGTACTCTTTGAGGAGCATAGTTCATCTTTTTCTAGTCCGTATTTGTTTAATGGCAAAGAATTGGACAGAGAAACTGGGCTAAGCTATTTTCATGCAAGATACTATGATAATAAATATAATATTTGGTTAAATGTTGATAAAAAAGCAGAGAGATTCCAGAATTATGGAAGTTATATATATGCTTTTAATAATCCTGTTCGTTTTGTTGACCCTGATGGTAATGCGCCAATAGATCCTCCAGGGACGTGGGGTAAAATCAAAGCTTATGCGGATTATCAATGGAATACAAAAATCCCTAATGATTTAAAAAATATAAGAAATGAACTTGATAATGGATGGCGTTTTGAAAAAGGTTTGAAAGGCGGAAAAGCAGGCGGTTATGATTTTAGAAGCAGTTTTAGAAATACTGATGATTCAAGAGGGAAAGTTCAGAAAAGAAGAGGGAATAACAATACGCAAGTTGTTGATATATCAGGTATTGATGCCTTGTCCACTTTTTTAAGTTTTAGTGCGGGAACAAAAACAATATCAAAAAGCGGAAAGATTGTTGGTGTTCTTACTGATTATGCAAAAGCCGTTCAGGCGACACCTAATGCTTGGTTTATTAGTCAGAATACAGGTGATGCGGTTAATCAAGAAATAATTGAGATTACCAATAAGTTCTACACTGATAATGTAAATCACAATTCAGGTGAGAAAAAGGTTGTAGAAAGAGTTAGTGTGACAAAGGATACAATGATCAATACAAAAGATAAAGCTAAAGTGATATTAAATCAAAGAAGAAAAAATGAAGCAAGAAGACAAGAAGAGCAAAGAAAATTGGATTAAAGTAATTAATTGTAAATACTATTTAGGTTTAATTGTTTTATTATTTATTTCATGTAAAAATGAGATAAAAGATATTCCTGAAAATATTCCTAAAAATAATACTGTCCTCTTTGGTAAAATAGAAATTAATTTTCCAGATACTATAATTATTAACAAGGAATATAAAGGGTCTGTTATATATAGCTCTTTATTTGATACTTTAAATTTAGAAAAAGGGAAATATCGTTTTGTTAGTTTATACTTAAAAGATTCTGAAAAAAAAACAAAATATTCTGATGTGAAAAAAGTTGCATATGATACTTTTGGGATGTATGAAGATAAAATACGATTTAAGGTTGATTTTAAACAAATTGGTAATAACTATTTAAATGGATTTATTGAAGATGAAGTTTTTATTGAAGATGGAAAACCAAACGGTAAAACAAGAATTATAAATAAAGTGAGTGAATTTCATAAACTAGTTTTTGTTAAAGAAAGGTAAGTTATAAAAGAAAATTTCTCAAGTGGTGTAGCAGTTTTAAGTAAACCTGTTCTATGAATTTTGTTTTCAGTGCGAAGTTCTCTGACTTCGCACCTGAAAGGAGCATTTGATTAAAAAAAACCGAGCAATTTAAATTTTCCCGAAACGGAAGTATTAGTCAACATGTCGAGTATCTGCCCTTTGGTGAAGTTTTGTTTGAGGAGCATTCTAGCTCGTTTTCTAGTCCTAATCTCTTCAACGGAAAAGAACTCGACAGAGAAACCAATATGACCTATTATAGTGCTCGGTATTTGGATATGAAAACAAATAATAAATGAACTGTAAATGAATAATTTTAATTTTTTTATTGGTGTAATACTTTTTTCTTTTTTTTCTTGTAGAGAAAACGAAAAAAATAATAACAACCAAATGGATTTAACTCCTACTTTAATGGACTCCACTTTAATTGTTAAAAAGAATTTGAGCACGAAAATAGCTAAAGTAGAAAAACAAATTTTTCCTGATACAACAGTGAATAGTAAAATAATGCTATCTAATGATAAAAGCCTTAAAGAGTTTTATTCTAATGAAGTTAGTACATTAGAACGAATTAGAGAAAGTCCTGTTGTTGTTTTTACAAATAAAGATAATAGTGAATACTTAATTGCCTATCAATATGAAGGTGGTATAAAAAACTCATTTGATTGTTTTGAATTCGGCTACCTTAAAGACGATGAAAGTTTAGTTGAAATTTCTAAATTTGAAACTCCTGAAATTAAATTTACAACAGAGTCTAAAATTAGCTTAGGGCTAAATCTTCAAGAGATAGTTAATACAAAAGGTTTAAATTTTAAAACGGAAATAAATGAAAATTTAAAAACCGTTATTTATAGAGATAACGATTATGATAATTCTTTGTTTTTGAAAAAATATAATATGCCAGGTTATTTTATGGAATTTACATTAAAGGATGACAAACTTATCAAGGTTAAATATGGATTTGATTATCCTTAGATAGGGGGTAGGTTAAGACTTTAACCGTTCCTAAATCAATAAAATTTTAAAATTATGAAAGAAAAAATATTATGTTTAATACTTGTGTTAGCAATTCCTCTGTTTGTAAGTTGCGATAGTAAAAATAAAATAAAAAGTGTAAAAATAAAAAATTGTGATGATTGTCTGGTTACACAAGAAGAAACTGCAATAAAGATTGCTGAAGCAATTTTATTTGAAAGGTTTAGTGAAAAAAAAATTAAAGAACAAAAACCATACATTGTGACTGTAAAAAACGATAGTATATGGGTACTAGATGGGACTTTTAATAAAATTGGATACGGAGGAACTTTTCATATTGAAATTTCATCAAAAAACGGTAAAATTATTGATGTATTTCATTATAAATAGTCCATGTTGGTGTGAGGATTCTGCTCGCGAAAACAAATAAAATCCATGAATGTTAATATATCTAGGAATTTAAAACAGGGTTATAAAACAAGAATCTAAAATGTTAAAAACCTTTGTACCTAAAGTAAATTATCAATTTCAAAAAGTACTTTCAGTGCTGATGCCAAAACAAAAAACAAAAAATTTAAGGAAGATACAAATGAATAAAAATAAAGTTTACAATTATATATCTAGATTTTTTATTATTTCCATCGTTGTTTATTTATTTGCGTCAATTTTTAAATGGTTTTTTATTGATTTTGTTTTGCAAAAACAAGCTTCTATAAAAAAAGGAGTAATTATAAATGAAGAAAATATTTATCCAAACCAAAATATTAGCCCTAGAAATTTTTCTTACTCATATAGTTTTCATGTAAATAATAAAGAATATAAAGGAGATTCTCAAAGTAGCAAATTTTCAGTAGGAGATTCAATAGAAGTTTTTTATTTAGAATATTGTCCTTCTATAAACAGGCCTGCATATTATTTAAGAGATGATGAAGAGAGTCTGAAATTGAGAAACTAAACCCAATTTTACGAATTTTTTGCGCTTTGCGAACACCCCTATCATTTAGGTAGTACTTCGTATATTACAATCCAAGAGGTCAATAGGCAAAGGATTGTCACAGTTATAAAAATGCAATATTACAAGATGCTGATTTACATAAACTAGAATATAAACATAGTGGATACAAATAAAAAAATAGAAAATATACTTAAGCTATCTAAAAAAGATAAATATGATTACTTTATTAGAAAGGTTGTTGATTTTCAATTAATATGGGGGCTTAATAATGATGGATGGGCATTATTGGGAGATGATCTTGATAACCAAATATTCCCATTTTGGCCAGAAAAAGAATTAGCAGAATTATGTGCCGTTGATAAATGGTCTGGATATAATGCGGAATCAATTGATTTAAATTTGTTTTTAGAAAAATGGATTCCTGGAATGGAGAAGGATAATATATTTGTAAGTATTTTTTATACACCTCAATCTAAAGGTTTAACAGTCTCTTCTGAAAAATTGGGGAATGATATAAACGAAGAATTAGAAGAGTATGAATAAATTTTTAACCTTATATTTGGTTGGTTCTGTAATTATGTTTTTGATATCTTTTTTATCTGGTTTTGAGGATGATATTTATTTAAACAAACATCATGAAGGAACATGGTATAAAGATGTATTAAATTACTTTGAATATTATACTTTATGGGTACTTCCATACTGGTGGTTGATAATAATTTTGGGAGGTTTAATCTTAGCACTTATTATATTTTTATCAAATTTATTTTTACGAGCTGCTTATCGCTATATAAAAAAGGACTAGTATTTCTTTCAGTCGGATACACAACTATAGGGCTTCTTCTTCTATTCTTTTGAATCTGATATCTTAGCAGGAGCAGTATATTGAATTTAAAAAAAATAATAATAAAAAGAAGTAATGAAATATAATATTAAACTTTAAATTATGCTTATAAATTTTTTTTACACAATTTTTGTATTATGCCTTAATTATATAATTTATAAAAAAATAAATGATGGTAAACTCAATAAAAAACATTTATTGGCTCTAATTACATATGGGTTGTCTGTAGTTATTTTTAATTACGTATTTGGTGTTTTATCTAATAAGCTGATATTATTTTTATTACTTTTTTCTTTTTCAATTATACTTTTTTCTTTTTTAAAATCTTTCATTAATGTATATGAAAAAAGCAATTTAATAGATGAGAAAAAAGTAGCTAAAGTTAAGTTTATTATGCTTAATGTAATTATGCCTATAATGATAACAGTTTATCAGATTTTGATTATTTGGTCAGAAGGCTTATTTGATAAAATGATTAATAAATAATTTTTATCAGCTAGTCTAAGTCTTAAATAATATTGTGTTAGTGTAATGTTTCAATCTCGCATCAAGGAAGTTGTACAATTTCTGCTTTTGCAATTTTTTTTAAATGTACATTCCCTAATAGCGCGGATATGAAGACGATGCTAGCGCAGAAATTCTTTTCCGTGGTCATAAGCTAATAAAAGAATTAAACATAAAAAACCTCGCCAAGTGTGAGGTTTTTTGTCATTAAGAAATTACAAGGTCATAGAGATCTAATCATTTAGGTAGTACTTCGTATATTACAACCCGAAACGGGAGTATTAGTCAATTCGTGGCGTACATTGCCTTTGGTGAAGTTCTCTTTGAAGAGCATAGTTCCTCGTTTTCTAGTCCTAATCTTTTCAACGGAAAAGAGTTAGACAGAGAAACGAATATGATCTATTACAACGCTAGGTATCTGGATGTAAGGGTATTAAATTAGGTGTAGATTCAGATAGACATGTTCGACATCCAATCCAAGATATGTTTGCTCACAACTTGCCTGGTACTCAATAACCTGGGTTTACCACTTTAAGTAATTCAATAAAACCATTTGTACAATACGGTAATAGTTCTAATAAATTCACACATTATTAATCATGAAAAAAATATTATTTTATAGTTGCATTATATGTTCATTTATTTCTTGTAGAATGAATACATATGAATTAAAAAACAACTTAACAAAAGTTCCTTACGACAAAAGTGTTTATAAAAATAAGATCAATTTTGATAAAGAGTTACTTAAAGTAGTTGATACGTCAGTAGTTTATGAAGAGTTTAGTGTTAAATATAATATTTTGAAAAGGTTGGATAGTCATATTGAAAATAGATTTTATGGAGTTTATAGATTTTATTCAAATGGATATTTAAATTTATTTTATCTAGATAGACAATTAAGCCAAAGTGTTAATGATTTTAATCCTGACTATAATGGTTATCGAGGGGTTTATTACAAAGAAGAAGGTAAAATTAAATCAGATTTATTTTCAATTATAAATGATTGGGGTTGGGCTGGGAGAATAAAAGAAACTTATAGTTTTGTTGGAGATACTTTAATTGTAAAGAATGATAAGCCTAGAAGTAATACATATAAATATGTGAAGCGTAAATTACCGATTGAATATCTAAAATATAAAGCAGATTGGTAATCAGGAAAATAAAGTTGAATCTCATTGGTCGGATTTCATCCCGATCATTTAGGTAGTACTTAGTATATTACAACCCGAAACGGAAGTATTAGCCAATTCGTGGCATACCTTCCCTTTGTTGAAGTTTTGTTTGAAGAGTATAGTTTATTATTTCTAGTTCTAATTCATTTAAGAGAAAGGAGTTATATGGAAAAACGAATATGTTATATTCTAATAAAGCTACTATTTATTAAAGTGAGGGCGATGTTGTAAAAGTAGTATAGGAAATAGAATAACAGATAAAATTAAATATTTTTTTGGAATAGGAAAAGATTAAAATATGAACAAAAGATATATTGGTAAGACAAATATTGATTTAAAAAAAGAGAAAGAAGTTAAAAGTATCAAAGAAATTAAAATAAGCGAATGGTTTAAATTATTTCTTATTATAGCTGGGATTGTGTTAGTTTTTGCTTTATTTATTGATAGAATGGATAAAAAACGTGAATACGAACATCATTTAATAAAAGAAAATAATGAAATTACTCGTGGAATAATTACAAAGATTAGTTTATATAAAGGTCATTCTGTTAGAGTTAAGTTTAAAGTAAATAATATTTTTTATTATGGGAGTGATGGATTTGATAGTATGCAAGGTAAAGTTGTTGGAGATTCATTATTTGTAAAATATTATATAAAAAATCCTGATATTTTTATAACTGAATTAAGCGATGACTTTTAGCTAGCTTTCGAAACGTTTCGATGTTACAACACACTTCTTACAGCATTTCTGGAGAAGCTTTGCCTCAGAAAAACAGAATAAATTGCTTTGTAAAGTTAGAAAGTGATGATAATATATAGCCGATTTATCGGATATTTTGAATACTATAAAAAGTGCTAAAGTAAATAATACAAAACAGTTATGAATTGGTTATCTTTTTTAAAAAGCTTGCTATGTTTTATTGGAGTTTTTGGACTTTATAGATATGATATATGGTGGAAAA
The nucleotide sequence above comes from Flavobacterium branchiarum. Encoded proteins:
- a CDS encoding RHS repeat domain-containing protein: MAYLPFGEVLFEERSSSFSSPNLFNGKELDRETNMTYYSARYLDMKTSLWLNVDPLALYNPVFEHEFYFDGQHNGGVYNSGKNLNVYGYCYQNPVLFVDPNGKQNVAGALTGALIGGVIGGGLDYGKQVYNNYQKGLSFKASLTTNINTRSIVASATEGAINGAVAGFTSGGSLLLSTGKVAVSQAVGGVVGGVAKRKINKEEVFNTEKMLTDGIAGLVSGGISNQLEKKVASRVVAENIGNKVVREVVVKAVKSTVVSGSRALSKIAVKNAEQKIVHPSN
- a CDS encoding RHS repeat domain-containing protein, which codes for MSQHVEYLPFGNVLFEEHSSSFSNPYLFNGKELDRETDMSYYGARFLDMKTSLWLSVDPLAEKMPNHGAYVFSFNNPIGFIDPDGKEPIDPPNIKGISSVFNVMSNRKWINYNNNITRTRTFLGFEISRTSKHEQCADYSRLQVEQGANGNYTAEGSKNRIDMYLKNGGDNSKLDLQKGINVIVKNLKEGKAVMAGIMYDSKKETGNPNTATNHYVTIVGMGTDDKGVYFSYYDNYSSGKGERVGTDLTKNKFRLVKGSNNSYYFGDIDNNIPLNGNENRPVDNKEGKPARYILTEVRDNN
- a CDS encoding RHS repeat-associated core domain-containing protein produces the protein MAYLPFGNVLFEEHSSSFSSPYLFNGKELDRETGLSYFHARYYDNKYNIWLNVDKKAERFQNYGSYIYAFNNPVRFVDPDGNAPIDPPGTWGKIKAYADYQWNTKIPNDLKNIRNELDNGWRFEKGLKGGKAGGYDFRSSFRNTDDSRGKVQKRRGNNNTQVVDISGIDALSTFLSFSAGTKTISKSGKIVGVLTDYAKAVQATPNAWFISQNTGDAVNQEIIEITNKFYTDNVNHNSGEKKVVERVSVTKDTMINTKDKAKVILNQRRKNEARRQEEQRKLD
- a CDS encoding YbbC/YhhH family protein — translated: MKEKILCLILVLAIPLFVSCDSKNKIKSVKIKNCDDCLVTQEETAIKIAEAILFERFSEKKIKEQKPYIVTVKNDSIWVLDGTFNKIGYGGTFHIEISSKNGKIIDVFHYK
- a CDS encoding DUF2750 domain-containing protein, whose translation is MDTNKKIENILKLSKKDKYDYFIRKVVDFQLIWGLNNDGWALLGDDLDNQIFPFWPEKELAELCAVDKWSGYNAESIDLNLFLEKWIPGMEKDNIFVSIFYTPQSKGLTVSSEKLGNDINEELEEYE